One Salvia splendens isolate huo1 chromosome 12, SspV2, whole genome shotgun sequence genomic window carries:
- the LOC121759165 gene encoding putative F-box protein At1g33530 produces MFKHSLPEEMTREILRRLPIRSIMRCKFVCKSWRLLIEGGDFEMLYTPQPGLAFVHRDIGFAVCDEAYKPLCHFGFPPLKKDATTTLLVVGSANGLILVWNGIDSRLCVCNPITSEYIKLPCQSPVSYVFGFGVSKLSGQYKILCGAHVYTLGREGGCWRSIAGATGSLRLLWENAVFFNGNLHWLASDSKENPLVCCFDLETELFTSFVLPPRDHINYDDGYLSYWNGEYRLCVLDGRLCLCDILLHVRWHAVIWRMNTYGDTNSWVKAYTVGDIHGNIFPLKVFANGDLLFSKSTNDQLYIYSKNTERYVKNAHLRRYKSYFSNIITYIPSFLSLTAMGIPNVQSLSFY; encoded by the coding sequence ATGTTCAAGCACAGTCTTCCGGAGGAGATGACGAGAGAGATTCTTCGAAGACTTCCGATTAGAAGCATTATGAGGTGCAAGTTTGTTTGTAAATCATGGCGCCTTCTGATAGAAGGTGGTGACTTTGAGATGTTGTATACTCCGCAACCAGGCCTGGCTTTCGTTCATCGAGACATAGGGTTTGCAGTCTGCGATGAGGCCTACAAGCCACTTTGCCACTTCGGCTTTCCTCCTCTCAAAAAAGATGCAACTACTACTCTCCTTGTAGTTGGTTCAGCTAATGGTTTGATATTGGTGTGGAATGGAATTGATTCCCGGCTTTGCGTATGCAATCCAATTACAAGTGAATATATCAAGCTCCCTTGTCAGTCCCCAGTTAGCTATGTATTTGGATTTGGCGTGAGCAAATTAAGTGGACAATACAAGATTTTATGTGGCGCTCATGTATACACTCTAGGAAGAGAGGGAGGGTGTTGGAGAAGCATTGCTGGGGCAACAGGCAGCCTTCGACTGCTTTGGGAAAATGCGGTATTTTTCAATGGAAATCTTCACTGGTTGGCATCTGATTCTAAGGAGAATCCTTTGGTTTGTTGCTTTGATCTTGAAACCGAGCTCTTTACCAGCTTTGTTCTTCCTCCTCGTGATCACATTAATTATGATGATGGATACCTGTCATATTGGAATGGCGAATATCGGCTATGTGTCTTGGATGGTCGGTTATGTTTATGCGACATTTTACTACACGTACGATGGCATGCTGTTATCTGGCGGATGAACACTTATGGGGATACGAATTCTTGGGTAAAGGCATATACGGTCGGTGATATCCATGGAAATATTTTCCCGCTCAAAGTTTTTGCAAATGGTGACTTATTGTTTTCCAAGTCTACAAATGATCAACTATATATCTACTCCAAAAACACCGAGCGTTATGTGAAAAATGCTCATCTTCGCCGATATAAATCTTATTTTTCCAACATCATCACTTATATCCCAAGCTTTCTCTCGCTCACCGCTATGGGGATTCCTAATGTTCAATCATTGAGTTTTTATTAA
- the LOC121758149 gene encoding protein POLLENLESS 3-like: MAMSSSSCVDRHNIADSFHPRGFLTPPSTWKNSSRLWQEMPRSEPQQKGDLFHVIHKIPAGDSPYVRAKHVQLVDKDPSRAISLFWQAINAGDRVDSALKDMAVIMKQLNRSDEAIEAIKSFRHLSPPDSQEALDNILVELYKQAGRVEEEIELLQYKLKQLEEGMTFSGRKTKIARSQGKKKVLVTVQKEYSRLLGNLAWAYMQKKDFNSAEENYRKALSFDADKNKQCNLAVCLMHTNKLTEARFLLEGMLSENGAVDESHVKSMEHASEILAEFESQHVTKQMEQWGGEFVSQRCPSDSNGTMSSLLPSSGDVSKGASTRFAYEKRANHYEPKVSLTQPRRCERDGDQGKAVLVENVNGNYCRKLSFGSSPSSESVLSFASSDILPQFLEDNGKVEDISVKNRAPEISRREQQHGKNWANKAEEIYQKTSSSDEFSVSAASVDQGGFSDENVYSNIISKASELMGAIELGDGYRTQPEKTTMSKNQPLRRSLCFDQNHSPDSPNVRCASPLTTKAGYLGFENSQNRRRLQVFQDITAVPSH; the protein is encoded by the exons GCAACAGAAGGGAGATCTGTTTCATGTCATTCACAAGATCCCGGCCGGCGACTCGCCTTATGTTAGAGCCAAACATGTTCAG CTTGTGGACAAGGATCCTAGCAGGGCGATTTCGCTGTTCTGGCAAGCGATAAACGCTGGTGACCGCGTTGATAGTGCTCTCAAAGACATGGCGGTCATCATGAAACAGTTGAATCGCTCGGATGAAGCCATCGAGGCCATCAAGTCCTTTCGCCACCTATCTCCTCCCGACTCTCAGGAAGCCCTTGACAACATATTGGTTGAACTCTACAAG CAAGCCGGAAGGGTGGAGGAAGAGATCGAACTGCTACAGTATAAACTGAAGCAATTGGAAGAGGGGATGACCTTTTCTGGGAGGAAAACAAAGATTGCAAGGTCTCAAGGAAAGAAGAAGGTTCTGGTCACAGTTCAGAAGGAGTATTCGAG GTTGCTGGGAAATTTAGCTTGGGCCTACATGCAAAAGAAAGATTTCAACTCTGCTGAAGAAAATTACAG AAAAGCACTATCGTTTGATGCGGACAAGAATAAGCAGTGTAACTTGGCAGTATGCTTGATGCACACGAACAAGTTGACAGAAGCCAGGTTTCTCCTCGAAGGGATGCTATCTGAGAATGGCGCTGTCGACGAATCTCATGTTAAGTCAATGGAGCATGCCTCTGAGATTCTGGCTGAGTTTGAGTCACAGCACGTAACAAAACAGATGGAGCAGTGGGGCGGTGAGTTCGTTTCTCAGAGATGTCCGAGTGATAGCAATGGAACGATGTCGTCTCTACTGCCCTCATCAGGGGATGTGAGCAAAGGAGCATCTACTCGTTTTGCTTATGAGAAGAGGGCGAACCATTATGAGCCTAAAGTTTCACTCACTCAGCCAAGAAGATGCGAGCGCGATGGAGATCAAGGAAAGGCCGTTTTGGTGGAAAATGTGAATGGAAACTATTGCCGGAAACTGTCATTCGGATCATCCCCCAGTAGTGAATCAGTGCTGTCATTTGCAAGCTCGGATATATTGCCACAGTTTCTGGAAGATAATGGAAAAGTAGAAGATATCTCAGTCAAGAATCGAGCGCCTGAGATTTCAAGACGCGAGCAGCAGCACGGGAAGAACTGGGCTAATAAAGCGGAAGAAATCTACCAGAAAACTTCATCATCAGATGAGTTTTCTGTTTCTGCTGCTTCAGTGGATCAAGGAGGTTTCAGTGATGAGAATGTTTACTCCAACATAATTTCCAAGGCGAGTGAATTGATGGGAGCGATAGAACTTGGAGACGGATATCGGACTCAGCCAGAGAAAACCACAATGTCAAAGAACCAACCACTGAGGCGTTCTCTGTGTTTCGATCAGAACCACAGCCCCGACTCACCAAATGTCCGGTGTGCTTCACCATTGACAACCAAAGCCGGATATCTCGGTTTTGAGAATTCCCAAAACCGGAGGAGGCTGCAGGTTTTCCAGGATATAACGGCTGTTCCTAGTCACTGA